From one Phytohabitans houttuyneae genomic stretch:
- the dpdJ gene encoding protein DpdJ: MTQRRDGRFLSRILDDLEDLELPLLTWGVTTGSLAHDEVMTVIAERLGDADAPTDTSVDQVREALLDAALLFSVPNTSPKRYRTRMGETVRLTSRLRQLFSLRQPAAPPPRWWLNGRTLVADFRLQVSRRRYPSRNVPVDAALTTLAGLPAWSDHDAAIARAQLGDLALARFQVDGTTAIMSAIRAGRNAGVIVGAGTGSGKTLTFYLPAFLAMAGRAWAGGTGVHTLALYPRIELLRDQLREAVKAAMRVNAAQEQRGARPLRIGVLYGDTPQSLQQLESGTAAHLRRGWAERGTDLLCPYLRCPACGGELVWSRQDRGDNRERIQCTTASCGTTISDLVLTRDTLRQSPPDLLFTTTEMLNRNSTDPGLGPLLGWFGPRRPSLVLLDEAHTYTGMHGAQVGLLLRRWRHALRAPVTIVGLSATLRDAAAFFGQLTGLPDASVDYITPGANDFEEEGREYAIALRSDPVSGASQLSTSIQTAMLYGRVLDLPGREFQHGSRGFLFTDDLDVTNRFYDDLRDAEGQQGGRSTRRAGNVLAGLRSPDAQHWSERYTDGQSWDLVKQIGRDLDPMATVGELQIGRTSSQDAGVDQHADLIVATASLEVGYDDDRVGLVLQHKAPHDAAAFIQRRGRAGRRRGTRPWTVVTLSDYGRDRLAYQAYDSLFSPELTATRLPIGNRFVLKIQGTQAMLDWLAAMLRQHHVDVRRVLTAPVPGGRPIPDHYVTPLANLLEQLLTDAALQDNLINHLRRALDISQDEAQALLWEQPRALLLGVVPTALRRLRSAWRPAAAVDPGAHPRSLLPEFLTGTLYEPLNVPEVTLEMPFTDEEETLSIERALREAVPGKVSRRYGYRRSDDRTWVALPDASAGGNLDIGRFVTAFTPQGVWSPDGHPPVQVLRPHVIALRRPPADIDTRSQGIPNWASQVLAPTSGMFAADVPQPSAWGTRISSVGFATSAAGNSAEVRRMTIGAECDTTYTRPNRTEASSVRYTFDGQPAALGFRLTVDAVSFRLAPLDLQRDTVINYLRSPQWRLLAFTTALAEDTELDQVANTFQRTWLSLVYTTAYALAATQPHRADQSSETIHSALRGGAWRADIDEILRVLYRDATPGSTAPERLVTTLTELSHDARVIERLDHHGRLLWAADVTASSANLARRVYQDTIAAAILAAAQRACPDAQDRDLIVDIQGTAQPDAAATIWLSETSLGGLGIVEQFAIYYAQDPRRFWALVDSALGPSDYEHVHESLVRLLEHVVTHPTGAAAQAMDSLRQARSAHDADAALRQLREAWTALDGYPRHQAVAALSARLLRPGSTRATDTTTLALVREWDALQERLGIEIDATTLAYLVGAGRMTLPGLSGPNLTADQVFSLLWPRGNRARAQHLQHYQPYAGPPLIDRLLVQAAHDERLPTVEVTDPEWLKQYTTEVGKRGALTLVAPASHAREFRAALQAVPAVAIDRDVLRVYGEVTTVVRDAGQLRANIEIREALQ; encoded by the coding sequence GTGACACAGCGGCGTGACGGTCGCTTCCTGTCAAGGATTCTCGATGACTTGGAAGACCTTGAACTGCCGCTACTGACGTGGGGCGTCACCACGGGCAGTTTGGCTCACGACGAGGTCATGACCGTTATCGCCGAACGGCTCGGCGACGCGGACGCACCCACCGACACCAGCGTCGACCAGGTCCGCGAGGCTCTGCTCGACGCCGCGCTGCTGTTCTCGGTGCCCAACACATCTCCGAAGCGCTACCGCACACGCATGGGCGAGACGGTCCGGCTCACCAGCCGACTCCGGCAACTGTTTTCACTGCGTCAGCCCGCCGCTCCACCGCCACGGTGGTGGCTGAACGGCCGGACACTTGTCGCCGACTTCCGGCTGCAGGTCAGCCGGCGCCGCTACCCGAGTCGCAACGTCCCAGTCGACGCCGCGCTGACCACACTCGCCGGGCTACCGGCCTGGTCCGACCACGACGCCGCCATCGCCCGAGCACAGTTGGGCGACCTGGCCTTGGCCCGCTTCCAGGTCGACGGCACGACAGCGATCATGAGCGCTATCAGAGCCGGCCGCAACGCCGGAGTCATCGTCGGCGCGGGCACCGGTAGTGGAAAGACGCTGACCTTCTACCTACCGGCCTTCCTGGCGATGGCAGGCCGTGCCTGGGCAGGTGGCACCGGCGTGCACACCCTTGCCCTGTACCCCCGCATCGAACTGCTCCGCGACCAGCTCCGTGAGGCAGTCAAGGCCGCGATGCGCGTCAACGCTGCCCAGGAGCAGCGCGGCGCTCGCCCCCTGCGGATCGGCGTCCTCTACGGCGACACCCCCCAAAGCCTCCAGCAACTCGAGTCCGGCACCGCGGCACATCTCAGGCGCGGCTGGGCCGAGCGTGGCACCGACCTGCTCTGCCCCTACCTGAGATGCCCCGCATGCGGCGGAGAACTGGTGTGGAGCAGGCAGGACCGCGGGGACAACCGCGAGCGGATCCAGTGCACCACGGCGTCGTGCGGCACCACGATCTCTGATCTGGTCCTCACCCGCGACACGCTTCGGCAGTCGCCACCCGACCTGTTGTTCACTACCACGGAAATGCTCAACCGCAACTCCACCGATCCCGGCCTCGGGCCCCTGCTCGGCTGGTTCGGACCACGGCGGCCCAGCCTCGTCCTGCTCGATGAGGCCCACACCTACACCGGAATGCACGGCGCCCAGGTGGGCCTGCTGCTACGCCGATGGCGCCACGCATTGCGTGCCCCGGTGACGATCGTCGGGCTCAGCGCCACCCTCCGCGACGCCGCCGCGTTCTTCGGGCAACTCACCGGTCTGCCCGACGCGTCGGTGGACTACATCACCCCCGGGGCTAACGATTTCGAGGAGGAAGGACGGGAGTACGCCATCGCGCTCCGCTCCGACCCGGTGTCCGGCGCGAGCCAACTGTCCACGTCAATACAGACCGCAATGCTCTACGGCCGAGTCTTGGACCTGCCCGGCCGCGAGTTCCAGCACGGGTCGAGGGGGTTCCTCTTCACAGACGACCTCGACGTGACCAACCGCTTCTACGACGACCTGCGCGACGCCGAAGGGCAGCAGGGCGGCCGAAGCACACGTCGAGCCGGCAACGTGCTGGCAGGGCTGCGGTCGCCCGACGCGCAGCACTGGAGCGAAAGGTACACCGACGGCCAGTCGTGGGATCTCGTTAAGCAAATCGGCCGAGACCTCGACCCGATGGCCACTGTCGGCGAACTCCAGATCGGACGCACCTCCTCGCAGGACGCCGGCGTCGACCAACACGCCGATCTCATCGTCGCCACCGCGTCACTCGAGGTTGGATACGACGACGACCGCGTTGGACTCGTCCTTCAACACAAGGCCCCGCATGACGCCGCCGCGTTCATCCAACGCCGCGGCCGGGCAGGCCGCCGCCGCGGCACACGGCCCTGGACTGTGGTGACCCTGTCCGACTACGGCCGGGACCGACTGGCCTACCAGGCATACGATTCGCTGTTCTCACCCGAGCTCACCGCCACCCGCTTGCCCATCGGCAACCGCTTCGTCCTGAAGATCCAGGGCACGCAGGCCATGCTTGACTGGCTCGCCGCCATGCTGCGCCAGCACCACGTCGATGTGCGCCGTGTACTGACCGCGCCCGTGCCCGGCGGCCGGCCGATACCGGACCACTACGTCACCCCGCTGGCCAACCTTCTGGAGCAGTTGCTCACCGACGCGGCGCTGCAAGACAATCTGATCAACCATCTGCGTCGCGCTCTCGACATCAGCCAGGACGAAGCCCAAGCTCTGCTATGGGAACAGCCCCGTGCGCTCCTGCTGGGAGTCGTGCCAACCGCGCTACGCCGACTGCGCTCGGCCTGGAGGCCCGCAGCAGCCGTCGATCCTGGCGCGCACCCGAGAAGCCTGTTGCCCGAGTTCCTCACCGGAACACTGTATGAACCACTCAACGTTCCCGAGGTTACCCTCGAAATGCCATTCACCGACGAGGAGGAAACCCTCTCGATCGAACGGGCACTTCGCGAAGCCGTGCCCGGCAAGGTCAGCCGCCGCTACGGATACCGTCGAAGCGACGACAGAACCTGGGTAGCGCTACCCGACGCATCCGCAGGCGGAAACCTCGACATCGGAAGGTTCGTCACCGCATTCACCCCACAAGGTGTCTGGAGCCCAGACGGCCACCCACCGGTCCAGGTGCTACGACCCCACGTGATCGCTCTGCGTCGACCACCAGCCGATATCGACACCCGATCACAGGGCATCCCGAACTGGGCCTCTCAGGTGCTCGCACCTACCAGCGGCATGTTCGCGGCCGATGTCCCGCAGCCCTCCGCCTGGGGCACACGCATCAGTTCCGTCGGGTTCGCTACCAGCGCCGCCGGCAACTCGGCAGAAGTCCGACGCATGACGATCGGCGCCGAATGCGATACCACGTACACGCGCCCGAACCGTACTGAAGCCAGCAGCGTCCGCTACACCTTCGACGGCCAACCAGCCGCCCTCGGGTTCCGCCTCACCGTCGACGCGGTCAGCTTTCGTCTCGCACCCCTTGACTTGCAACGCGACACGGTCATCAACTACCTGCGCTCACCGCAGTGGCGCCTACTCGCATTCACGACAGCCCTTGCTGAGGACACTGAACTCGACCAAGTCGCGAACACCTTCCAACGCACCTGGCTGAGCTTGGTCTACACCACCGCGTACGCACTCGCCGCCACACAACCTCACCGCGCCGACCAGAGCAGCGAAACAATTCACTCCGCGCTACGCGGCGGAGCGTGGCGAGCCGACATCGACGAGATCTTGCGTGTGCTGTACCGAGACGCCACCCCTGGCAGCACCGCGCCCGAGCGGCTCGTCACCACACTGACCGAACTCAGCCACGACGCCAGGGTCATCGAGCGGTTGGACCACCATGGACGGTTGCTGTGGGCGGCCGACGTCACCGCCAGCAGCGCAAACCTCGCCCGCAGGGTCTACCAGGACACCATCGCCGCCGCGATCCTCGCCGCGGCGCAACGCGCCTGCCCCGATGCCCAGGACCGCGACCTCATCGTTGACATCCAGGGAACGGCCCAACCCGACGCTGCCGCTACGATCTGGCTCAGCGAGACCTCACTCGGCGGCCTAGGCATCGTTGAGCAGTTCGCCATCTACTACGCGCAAGATCCGCGCCGTTTCTGGGCGCTCGTCGACAGCGCACTCGGCCCCAGCGACTACGAACACGTGCACGAGTCACTTGTACGCCTGCTCGAGCACGTCGTCACCCACCCCACCGGTGCGGCAGCGCAGGCCATGGACTCGCTCCGCCAGGCGCGATCAGCGCACGACGCGGACGCCGCCCTGCGCCAGTTGCGTGAGGCGTGGACCGCGCTCGACGGTTACCCCCGCCATCAGGCGGTCGCCGCCCTCTCCGCGCGACTGCTGCGACCAGGCAGCACCCGCGCCACGGACACCACCACCCTGGCCCTGGTACGGGAATGGGATGCGCTACAGGAGCGACTCGGTATCGAGATCGACGCCACGACATTGGCGTACCTGGTCGGTGCCGGCCGGATGACCCTGCCCGGTCTGAGCGGGCCAAACCTCACCGCCGACCAGGTCTTCAGCCTGCTGTGGCCCCGCGGCAACCGTGCCCGCGCCCAGCACCTGCAGCACTACCAGCCCTACGCCGGGCCACCGCTGATCGACCGGCTTCTGGTCCAGGCCGCCCACGACGAACGGCTGCCCACCGTCGAAGTCACAGACCCGGAATGGTTGAAGCAGTACACCACCGAAGTCGGTAAACGTGGCGCCCTAACTCTCGTCGCACCGGCTAGTCACGCACGCGAGTTCAGGGCCGCCCTGCAGGCCGTACCCGCGGTCGCGATCGACCGAGACGTGCTGCGGGTATATGGGGAGGTCACCACCGTGGTCCGCGATGCCGGCCAACTCCGGGCGAATATCGAGATCCGCGAGGCACTACAGTGA
- the dpdK gene encoding phospholipase D-like domain-containing protein DpdK — translation MLERVVRTGRTTGLRIDKILTTVLVAELVSPSRILWLVSPWISDVNAIDNTTGGYDSVFIEATNRMYQLSEVLALLTHSGATLNVVTRPDAHNDTFLRRLRRLAKAENVYVVQDDDVHEKTFCGDDWLLTGSMNLTVRGMQINDEAVTYKINDQVAANTRVDLRRRFGADA, via the coding sequence ATGCTGGAACGAGTAGTGCGTACCGGCCGGACCACAGGGTTACGCATCGACAAGATCCTGACCACCGTCCTCGTCGCCGAACTTGTGTCGCCCAGCAGGATCCTGTGGCTGGTTTCGCCGTGGATCAGCGATGTCAACGCCATCGACAACACCACCGGCGGATACGACAGCGTCTTCATCGAGGCAACCAACCGCATGTATCAACTGTCAGAGGTGCTCGCACTGCTGACCCACAGCGGTGCGACCTTAAATGTCGTCACCCGTCCCGATGCCCACAACGACACCTTCCTGCGCCGCCTGCGGCGCCTAGCAAAGGCCGAGAACGTGTACGTCGTCCAGGACGACGACGTACACGAAAAGACCTTCTGTGGCGACGACTGGCTACTCACTGGATCGATGAACCTGACGGTCCGCGGGATGCAGATCAACGATGAGGCGGTCACCTACAAGATCAACGACCAGGTCGCCGCGAATACACGAGTTGACCTGCGTCGACGCTTCGGAGCCGACGCATGA
- the istA gene encoding IS21 family transposase: MRSRVELFEAIRRDARREDLSIRALAERHGVHRRTVREALRSAVPAPRKPRVAQAPKLDPVRSVIDGMLRVDLDAPRKQRHTARRIHDRLLGEHGVTGLSYSAVRDYVRRRRPEIAALAGRARPAAFILQSHAPGAEAEVDFGEVWVELAGEKTKCFLFAFRLSFSGKAVHRVFASQGQEAFIEGHVHALTTIGGVPTGQIRYDNLRSAVSRVLLGRNRTESEHWIAFRSHYGFDPFYCIPGIEGAHEKGGVEGEVGRFRRTHLTPMPVIDSLAVLNTVIDEVDAAEDARRITGKTSTIGQDFAVEVPLLRPLPSDAFETGQWLQPRVDRFARVTVRCYYSVPAGLIGRQVRVLLRASELVIFDGRREVARHARSVVKGSQTLVLDHYLEVFTRKPGALPGATVLAQARSNGWFTSAHDAFWAAARRVHGDAGGTRALVEVLLLHRHLPHADVVTGLEAALRVGASTADVVAVEARKRTQQSPRRTQPLWPPSDQPVAQVVSLTERRLADPAAVIGGLPPDPRPLPSVARYDELLTLRRAGGAPPSTGRVS; the protein is encoded by the coding sequence GTGAGATCCCGGGTGGAGCTGTTCGAGGCGATCCGGCGTGACGCACGTCGGGAGGATCTGTCGATCCGTGCGCTGGCTGAGCGGCATGGGGTGCATCGGCGTACCGTGCGGGAGGCTTTGCGGTCGGCGGTTCCGGCGCCGCGGAAGCCTCGGGTGGCTCAGGCGCCGAAGCTTGATCCGGTCCGGTCGGTGATTGACGGAATGCTCCGGGTCGATCTTGATGCGCCGCGCAAGCAGCGGCATACGGCTCGGCGTATCCATGATCGGCTCCTGGGCGAGCATGGGGTGACTGGGCTGTCGTACTCGGCAGTGCGTGATTATGTGCGCCGGCGTAGGCCAGAGATCGCCGCCTTGGCCGGCCGGGCGCGCCCGGCGGCGTTCATCCTGCAGTCGCACGCGCCCGGTGCGGAGGCCGAGGTTGATTTCGGCGAGGTCTGGGTCGAGTTGGCCGGGGAGAAGACGAAGTGCTTTCTGTTCGCGTTCCGGCTGTCGTTCTCCGGCAAGGCCGTGCATCGGGTGTTCGCCTCTCAAGGGCAGGAGGCGTTCATCGAGGGTCACGTCCACGCGTTGACCACGATCGGCGGGGTGCCGACCGGGCAGATCCGCTATGACAACCTGCGCTCGGCGGTGTCGCGGGTGCTGCTGGGCCGCAACCGCACCGAGTCCGAGCACTGGATCGCGTTCCGTTCGCACTACGGCTTCGACCCGTTCTACTGCATCCCCGGCATCGAGGGTGCGCACGAGAAAGGCGGCGTGGAGGGCGAGGTCGGCCGGTTCCGCCGCACCCACTTGACCCCGATGCCGGTGATCGACAGCCTGGCCGTGCTCAACACGGTCATCGACGAGGTCGACGCCGCCGAGGACGCGCGGCGGATCACCGGCAAGACCAGCACGATCGGGCAGGACTTCGCCGTCGAGGTGCCACTGCTGCGCCCGCTGCCCAGCGACGCCTTCGAGACCGGGCAGTGGCTGCAACCGCGGGTCGACCGCTTCGCCCGGGTCACGGTGCGCTGCTACTACTCGGTGCCCGCTGGGCTGATCGGCCGGCAGGTCCGGGTCCTGCTGCGCGCGTCCGAGTTGGTCATCTTCGACGGCCGGCGGGAGGTGGCCCGGCACGCGCGTTCGGTGGTCAAGGGTTCCCAAACGCTGGTGCTGGATCACTACCTGGAGGTGTTCACCCGCAAACCCGGTGCCTTGCCCGGCGCGACCGTGCTCGCTCAGGCCCGCTCCAACGGCTGGTTCACCTCGGCCCACGACGCGTTCTGGGCCGCCGCCCGCCGGGTCCACGGTGACGCCGGCGGCACCCGGGCCCTGGTCGAGGTGCTGCTGCTGCACCGCCACCTGCCCCACGCCGACGTTGTCACCGGGCTGGAAGCCGCGCTGCGCGTCGGCGCGAGCACCGCTGACGTGGTTGCGGTCGAGGCCCGCAAACGCACCCAGCAGTCACCCCGCCGGACCCAGCCGCTCTGGCCACCGTCGGATCAACCGGTCGCCCAGGTCGTGAGCCTCACCGAACGCCGTCTGGCCGACCCGGCCGCGGTGATCGGTGGCCTGCCACCAGACCCGCGGCCGCTGCCCAGCGTCGCCCGCTACGACGAGCTGCTCACCTTGCGACGCGCTGGTGGCGCGCCGCCGTCCACCGGGAGAGTGTCATGA
- the istB gene encoding IS21-like element helper ATPase IstB, with translation MTATRATTLAAGFAQRGRGLTEQAADAAIDSACRALRLPTLRGRFGDVADAAKRQQLTYRGFLAELLLAECDERDRRRSERRIRAAGFPRDKWLQDFDFEANPAVNPAMIHTLASCAWVRNGEPLCLIGDSGTGKSHLLIGLGAAAAMAGYRVRYVMAAKLVNELVEAADDKQLTKTIARYGRVDLLCIDELGYMELDKRGAELLFQVLTEREEKASVAIASNEAFSGWTKTFTDPRLCAAIVDRLTFGGNIIQTGTESYRLARTRTTIVEQTQPRH, from the coding sequence ATGACCGCGACCCGCGCCACGACTCTGGCCGCCGGCTTCGCCCAACGCGGCCGCGGCCTGACCGAACAGGCCGCCGACGCCGCGATCGACTCAGCCTGCCGGGCACTACGCCTGCCCACGCTGCGCGGCCGTTTCGGTGACGTCGCCGACGCCGCGAAACGCCAGCAGCTGACCTATCGCGGGTTCCTGGCCGAACTGCTGCTCGCTGAGTGCGACGAACGGGACCGGCGCCGCTCTGAACGGCGCATCCGCGCCGCAGGCTTCCCCCGTGACAAGTGGCTGCAGGACTTCGATTTCGAAGCCAACCCAGCTGTCAACCCCGCGATGATCCACACGCTGGCGTCCTGCGCCTGGGTCCGCAACGGCGAACCACTCTGCCTCATCGGCGACTCCGGCACCGGCAAGAGCCACCTACTCATCGGCCTGGGCGCCGCCGCGGCGATGGCCGGCTACCGGGTCCGCTACGTGATGGCCGCCAAACTCGTCAACGAACTCGTCGAAGCCGCCGACGACAAGCAGCTCACCAAGACCATCGCCCGCTACGGCCGCGTCGACCTGCTCTGCATCGATGAACTCGGCTACATGGAACTCGACAAACGCGGCGCCGAACTGCTCTTCCAGGTTCTCACCGAACGCGAGGAAAAGGCCTCCGTCGCGATCGCGTCCAACGAGGCGTTCTCCGGCTGGACCAAAACCTTCACCGACCCAAGGCTCTGCGCCGCGATCGTTGACCGGTTGACCTTCGGCGGCAACATCATCCAGACCGGCACCGAGTCCTACCGCCTCGCCCGCACCAGAACCACCATCGTCGAACAGACCCAGCCTCGCCACTGA
- a CDS encoding HNH endonuclease, producing MGGSGDLDAQLRAAMFAHLARVSAAHPDGVPSDVINSFRFADAPMRLIVQPGIRKPAQLDAALTIRTTWTPPGAAAPYADEVGPDGSLRYKWRGTDPNHPDNRALREAMRRQAPLAYFYPVARGVYQAIYPVYLVDEDQSAHEFGVDLGQYPNDEDDSAETPLDRRYTRRLTLQRLHQVLFRPKVLRAYESRCALCRLRHAPLLDAAHILPDHHPHGEPVVPNGLAMCKIHHAAYDADIIGIRPDRVVEVRQDILTEIDGPMLRHGLQEMHGAKMFLPRSGRDHPDPERLEERYVQFRAA from the coding sequence GTGGGCGGCAGTGGAGATCTGGACGCGCAGCTGCGCGCGGCGATGTTCGCCCATCTGGCCCGGGTCAGCGCCGCTCACCCGGACGGCGTCCCCTCCGATGTGATCAACTCGTTCAGGTTCGCGGACGCCCCGATGCGGCTGATCGTCCAGCCCGGCATCCGCAAGCCGGCGCAACTCGATGCGGCGTTGACTATCCGCACCACCTGGACCCCGCCCGGTGCTGCGGCACCCTACGCCGACGAGGTCGGCCCAGACGGCAGCCTGCGCTACAAGTGGCGCGGCACCGACCCGAACCACCCGGATAACCGGGCCCTGCGTGAGGCGATGCGACGGCAAGCCCCGCTGGCCTACTTCTATCCCGTCGCCCGCGGCGTCTACCAAGCCATCTACCCGGTGTACCTCGTGGACGAAGACCAGTCGGCACACGAGTTCGGCGTCGACCTCGGCCAGTACCCCAACGACGAGGACGACAGTGCCGAGACGCCACTGGACCGCCGCTACACCCGCCGGCTGACCCTGCAGCGGCTACACCAGGTGCTGTTCCGTCCCAAGGTCCTGCGCGCCTACGAGTCGCGGTGCGCGTTGTGCCGGTTGCGGCACGCGCCCTTGCTGGACGCCGCACACATCCTGCCCGACCATCACCCGCACGGTGAGCCGGTCGTCCCTAACGGGTTGGCCATGTGCAAGATCCACCACGCTGCATACGACGCCGACATCATCGGCATCCGACCCGACCGCGTCGTGGAGGTCCGCCAGGACATTCTTACCGAGATCGACGGGCCGATGCTGCGCCACGGCCTGCAGGAAATGCACGGCGCCAAGATGTTTCTGCCCCGCTCCGGCCGCGACCACCCCGACCCCGAGCGGCTGGAGGAACGTTACGTACAGTTCCGCGCCGCCTGA
- a CDS encoding CopG family transcriptional regulator gives MTVHRDPRTMSREELVAYFDGGGDISELLRDAAVGPDLGPVPNPERIPMIVTGVRLSAAAVQRLNELAGNDKAGRSDLIRQAVDEFLARHTPEDA, from the coding sequence ATGACGGTGCACCGGGACCCGAGGACGATGAGTCGGGAAGAGCTGGTGGCCTACTTCGACGGCGGAGGGGACATCTCGGAACTGTTGCGCGATGCCGCCGTAGGTCCGGACCTCGGTCCGGTGCCGAACCCGGAGAGAATACCGATGATCGTGACCGGAGTACGGCTCTCCGCGGCGGCAGTTCAGCGGCTAAACGAGCTGGCGGGTAACGACAAGGCGGGACGCTCAGATTTGATCCGTCAGGCAGTCGACGAGTTCCTGGCCAGGCATACACCCGAGGATGCCTGA
- a CDS encoding tyrosine-type recombinase/integrase, with amino-acid sequence MQLELPRRLDGGRRQLRRGGFGSRSEATETLDLARDVLRLAGHDQARRDDVAELLLATIRAGQPLPDIEDVRRRIRADLSLTGIPTLAEYLTEWLAGLTVEATTVAGYESHIRVHIIPHLGHLPVDKIRPRHIRAMLQAIQTSNAELLAAKASPDPQVRIGATGRRITGPGTLQRIRGTLRKALNDALAEELIAGTNPATLVKTPYRRALPMIWEDERVAEWRLSGTVPSPVMVWTGEHLISFLTYTAAHDPDLHPLFHLIAYRGPRRGEACGLRDRDVHLAKREVVINNQITAFGNTICQKPPKSRASNRLLVLDADTFAALAAYKAHRAARQLAAGPDWPATGLFFVRPDGQPWHPNAVSARFRRLVRDADLPPVRLHDLRHVAATMALDAGIDIKVVQEQLGHSTSTLTRDAYQSVSKHLHREAADAVARRIAEAGGRSA; translated from the coding sequence GTGCAGCTTGAGTTGCCCCGTCGCCTGGACGGGGGACGGCGACAGCTCCGCCGCGGCGGCTTCGGCAGCAGGAGCGAGGCCACCGAGACACTCGACCTTGCCCGGGACGTGCTCAGACTCGCCGGGCACGACCAGGCTCGCCGTGATGATGTCGCTGAGCTGCTGCTTGCCACGATCCGAGCGGGTCAGCCTTTGCCCGACATTGAGGACGTACGTCGGCGAATCCGCGCTGACCTTTCCCTAACCGGAATTCCCACCCTGGCCGAATACCTCACCGAATGGCTAGCAGGTCTCACAGTCGAGGCCACCACCGTCGCCGGCTACGAGTCACACATCCGAGTCCATATCATCCCGCACCTCGGACACCTGCCTGTAGACAAAATCCGTCCACGGCACATCAGAGCAATGCTCCAGGCAATCCAAACCTCCAACGCCGAGCTGCTCGCCGCGAAAGCGAGCCCGGACCCGCAGGTTCGCATCGGCGCGACAGGTAGGCGGATAACCGGTCCAGGCACCCTGCAACGGATCCGCGGCACGCTCCGCAAGGCCCTCAACGACGCCCTCGCGGAGGAACTCATCGCTGGGACGAACCCGGCCACCCTGGTCAAGACGCCCTACCGTCGGGCGCTCCCCATGATCTGGGAAGACGAACGCGTCGCCGAGTGGCGTCTGAGCGGAACAGTGCCCAGTCCCGTCATGGTGTGGACCGGCGAGCACCTCATCAGCTTCCTCACCTATACCGCCGCGCACGACCCGGACCTGCACCCCCTGTTCCACCTCATCGCCTACCGCGGCCCCCGCCGCGGCGAAGCATGTGGCCTACGCGACCGCGACGTCCACCTCGCCAAACGCGAAGTCGTCATCAACAACCAGATCACCGCGTTCGGCAACACGATCTGCCAGAAACCGCCCAAGAGCAGAGCCAGCAACCGGCTCCTCGTCCTTGATGCAGATACCTTCGCGGCGCTGGCCGCCTACAAGGCCCACCGGGCGGCCCGGCAGCTCGCCGCCGGCCCTGACTGGCCCGCCACCGGGCTGTTCTTCGTCCGTCCCGACGGACAGCCGTGGCATCCCAACGCGGTCTCAGCGCGGTTCCGCCGCTTGGTCCGCGACGCGGACCTCCCGCCAGTGCGGCTGCATGACCTACGACACGTCGCGGCCACCATGGCCCTCGACGCCGGCATAGACATCAAGGTCGTGCAGGAGCAACTCGGCCACTCCACATCCACGCTGACCCGCGACGCGTACCAGTCCGTGTCCAAGCATCTACACCGTGAGGCGGCTGACGCCGTCGCACGGCGTATCGCCGAAGCCGGCGGTCGAAGCGCCTGA